In Planococcus citri chromosome 4, ihPlaCitr1.1, whole genome shotgun sequence, the genomic window CGGGTGAGTTATTAATCTATTTCCAAGGTTAGCTAGTTATATTCTCAAAAACTTTATACTGTTGGTTCGCCATCGTCCGACATATCGATTATATTAATTCTGAATAATAGCAATAATATTTGTATTATCGcctattggaaattttttggatagCTTTACCTGTACTTAGAGTACTCGCAGtgtttgtattgtttttcaCGGATAATAATTCTGGATTTTTGATgcataagattttttttgaaatattccctATCGGGAACCTGAATTATCGTAGATAATGGAAGAGTTCATTGGTTACACTGACGTCAAATTTTTCGTTGCACGGGCATCGCAAATCTAGATAGGTACCTGTATATTTATGTGTAAACATTGATTGGATTTACTTTTTCAATGGTTTCCACGAAATCAACAATTGCGAATTCTTTGAACTTGAACCGATGAGGTTGATGGATAAAAGTTGAATGCTGGCAACATTAAACAGGAAATTAGGTACCAATATTTTACACACACAAGGTATTAGGgtgtacttacttattattttgcgaagttggaattttccacttTCCGCTCCCCAAAGTTAATATTTTGGGTAATAAATAATTcctcattttctatttttcctcATCTGCACAGAAGTGGTGCTAATAACTCCcaagtcgaaaaaaaagaaaaaaaaattagttcatcaaacttttttgtttctgcgtcagaatttttctaaataatcttCTTTTCAAGGAAAAACTCTCCCCAGCTCTTCAAACTATTGAGGCCCCTCAGAGCGAtcttgagaaattttgtgaGGAGAGTGGTTCCAAATTTCTTATATCATTATTgcaattcaaaaatggaaaaaaatagccaaagatttataaacatttttcgattttttgaaataaacaatAATGACTGGAAATTGGCTTCTCTGCGTTCCAAAAATATATTTCCTCATTTTCATGGAATGATAACtctcaatattgaaaaaacgtTGTCTGGCCattcaaacttgaatttcaaaccaTAATGGCCCCTCAACGCAATCTTTAGTAATTTTTAGGAGAGAgtagttccaattttttaaatcattgttgccatttcaaaaatcgaaaaaaataaccaaaaatgaatgcaatttttttgaattttaaaaatgggcaataatgattgaaaatgggATACTCAtgcgttccaaaatatgtatttctccattttcagaaataatatctttaAATATTTTGGTCTAATTATATAATAAGAAATATTTgcacgaagaaaaaattttcaaaaaacgaatttatctaatgaaaataaacgatttgcaacTTCTCAACCGTTCAGTAGAACCCTataagtggtcttggattttgacagcaataCAATGAATCTCAAATAGTACCTTTCGATactggaccatttttcctaaaacaggttgggtaggggctacagcgaaaaaatcacgattttttcaaaagtgtccATTCTTTGAGGGCCCGCATTTCCTTTCCATCGgcatctggggggggggggctaaactTTTTTGCgggtaattttcaactaaaaatgaaggtttctgctgaattAGGTCAAAATCcgctcactttttttttaggaagggGTGATCCACCCTAATATCTATGTATGCGGACAAATCTAAAAAACAGATGGgtagtttttcaattcaatagaaacaaaaagaattacttacttatttgataGCTGTGGAAATCAAGAGTGGGGATTCAATAATTTTCGACTATTGCGTATTGTAACATAAATTTCGAAGTGAAAACTTTGCCATTCGGCTCAAGTCTGAATTTTCCCTCCAAATACCTTCAAATTCGCTTTAAAAAAACAGCCAAGCTCAAATGACTCTAAAATGCACAAAACATGGATTTTTGAAAGGGTCGTGTGTGGtgtaaaaaatcgttcaaaaccaaattttcagccacttcaattaataattttttagtttttggtaaattttgtatATGTAGATGAGGTGattcttaaaaaatgatttttctgcttGAAATGAATCCAACAGTTGAAAGTTATACTTaggtttgtgatttttttttttcagtagttaCTAGTTATACATATACTTagttaatattcaaaaattgaattattttgacaacaattttccaaaaatacatccgTCCCTTTTTTTATCACAGGTTATCTTTACTACAGACAGAAATAAAATGatattacaaattaaaaaaattaaaaaattttaaaacacattCTGATAAACACGAGAAAAATTATGGCAGCACAAATCTTCCAATAAAATTAAACTCTAATCAGtgttttctgttcaaaaaatttggatcgatctctttttcaaaaaatccacgctagttcatattatttttaaagtaaaatgtgtataatttttgaaaatttgaaaaataaaaattacattctaTTCAAAATGgagcaactttttttgagcaaccAAAATCCCccaaattaaatcaaattttgaagcattcACTCAAATATAGCAATAAATGGCTCATTAGGAGAGAATAAATTTTACTTCACTTGgtcgaaaaatagaaaaaatacattttattaaCAAAACTGGAAACACAGACTCACATTTtatctcaaataaaaatattgtagtACTTAAGTTTAATTAAGAGCAAAACTTCTTCTTTAATTCGGGGGTATCGCACGGAGGTGCACTTCCTTTATCACTAGTACTAAACAATGACGAAGCTGCCTGTCGTTCACCTTGTGGGCATCCTGTTAGACTAATTTCTGGCACATCATTGCACTTAGCGCAGTATTTATTCTTGTACGCTGTCTTCGATGCTTTTTCATACGTGATGGAGGTTTCCTCCAAACACTTTTTAGCGATTTCTGGATCGGAATAAGGTGGACACGTTGATACCATATCAGTAACACATTTTCTTACATAAAGTTCCAACTCTTTAGGGAGTACAGATGCAAACtcgcagatgaaatttttaccgTTGTACTGACTTACAAAACGTCTGGAATTGCTATCGTAacgaacattttccaaaatattgtcCAAATCTTTTCGATTCCTATTGAAATCGATGTTGATTTGTTCGCGTTTACGACGGTTGTAATTGATGTTGTAAGGTGGTTTAAGAGTAGGACTTAAGAAACGAATGGGATTGCCTTGATTTAGACCGAATAGAAATGATGGTCTCGAATAAGGTTTGGCATATCTTGGTGGAGCGTAAACTTCGTTATTGTTTTCGGAAGTTTCGAAAATTCGGTTTTGCGAATCGAAATATCCTGCTGGTGCTTCTCCACATCTTGCCGAAAGATTCCAAAGCATTACGTCGTTGAGGTCGTTGTTGCAAAGTGCGCAATATGCGTTTCCGTAGGTGATACGTGTTTTTGGATTGGTTACTGGGCGAATTATGGAATTATCGGGACCGTCCAAAGGTGGAGGAGAAGCTAGACATTTCGCTACGACCGCTTGATTCTGGTATTCGGGAGGACAACTGGTGATCTGATAAACCTGTCACaaagatgatgaaaataattattgtgaGTGAAAGTCTTGTCCTTCAAGAAAATGTTGATGtgtttgacttttaaaaaaatttccaaaagttcaCTGAAATAAacacgaggaaatttttttagtcgtttagttttccgcatataccggacgaaccgtacgtcctagcaaaaatctgatggcaGTAATCTGAaaaagaattgaattctctTCAAATTCGTTCTACATGAAATTTTCGAAGGAGGCTTAGTTTCAATATTATACGTCTTTGAAGTTGGAGTAACGAAAATTTGCTAATAAATAAGACCAATTTTTTGTTCCTCCAACTTTAAAGACGTACAATTTTAAAACCAAGTGTCCTACGAAAATGTCATGTaggggtcattccacatcaaaaGACCAAGAAGTAGTAAGGAggttcggtgatttttttgaaatttttcctgtaaaaagaCCATCCGAAGGGATGGCCAATGGCCCAAATTGCAGCCCTCTGAccctttttaaaggctgctatggggtgtcaaagttttcagtgaacttgaaaaatcatccatttcagcagtggattactcaataactgcgatacctaccaaaatggaatttttttcaatagttaggggttttgaaaggctttttggtgatattatgaaaatcagtgttgccactttttttcgttcgaaaaattagctccaaaagtttcaaaacgtagttttcatatcgctccaactctcaaaaattctgaaaaaaaatatattatgaacaacttttcatgctgaacaacatattaaaaaattaggatgggaTTACTTcgtaaaatcgatttgaaaaaattgaaagttagcgaaaaaattcgattttttgatttaaaacatgaaaaaaagttttgattagtgaagttgacccatttgatccccatttttacgtattcgttcaaaaagttgaaaaagctctTCACTCGATGACATGacgaactcatcacaaaaaaatcaaaactagaaaaaattcaattttcaattccaaacatcaaaaaaagttgaaatttattcacttgtcttattttgacatctttctggcgtatttcatgagaaagttgataaaaatttcactcatagcaaaaaaaaattaaaattcgttaatttttttaattcactcagagttttgattttttttgtgatgagttcatttcactGAGTGAagggtttttttcaactttttcaacggatacgtgaaaacaggggtcaaatgggtcaacttcaccaatcaaaactttttttcacgttttaaatcaaaaaatcgtatttttcgcaaactttcaatctTTTAAAAGCGACttcacgaaataatgccatcccaatttcctaatatgttattcagcataaatatttgtccataatatatttttttcagaatttttgagagttggagcgatatgaaaactacgttttgaaacttttctagctaatttttcgtacgaaaaaaaagtggcaacactgatttttatgatatcgcctaaatatcgccaaaaagcctttcTAAATCCCTaactatttgaaaaagttccattttggtaagtatcACGATTATCGAATAATCCActactgaaatggatgatatttcaagttcactgaaaactttgacgcTCTCTAGCAGCCTTTTAAAAAAgtctagagggctgcgatttgcgacattggtcatccctttggaaggtctttccactggaaacatttcaaaaaaatcaccgacccTCCTCACCACTTCTTGGCCGAATTGTCGTGGAATGACCCGTAGgcaaatttatgaaattgtagagcacttaattctctttcagatcactGGCATCAGATTTTTTCCAGGACGTACAGTCcggatatactcgtatgtgaaaaactaaaagactgaaaCTGATTTGTTCAAATACACAGAAGTTATTTTGTAAATCTTATACCTGCGAACTTGAAGAACAAGTGTAGCTTTTTCCGCTACGAGTGTCTGCGCCATAAAATTCAGAATCTTTACAGCAGTCGTTATATTCAACACATTCGAAATCGCACATACAATCTCGTCCGTCGAGAGTACGACgattttttggcagattttgttGGTTGCTCAGATGACATGATggctcatttttacaaattctgaaataaaaataataataattcagaGCGATTGTTTGTTCTCGTATTCGTTATTGTAATAGTCCATCTTGACCGGAATCAGAGCACCTCATTTATGACGTCATTGCACTATTTCTCgctgtttttttcttcagttttcatttctaaattctggtttttgaatttgtaatagAAATCAgtgaatttatgtaaattttgatgaggACTTTTcgtaaagaaaatgaaattttctgtcaaatggtgtgaaatttttttttgttttttgtgcagAAACGACgattaaaattctgaattttttggtattttaaaacaCCTAAGTATGTGTTCCctgaaatttttgagtaatttcaattCGAAGTACTGCCACTTACATGACAATTGCGAATGAAAATACTTCATAAAATTGTTGTTTCTacacgaaaatgaaatttttttacacctttCTACGTGAAATTTCATTCCCTTTAAAACCAGCCCTTatcaaaatttaggtaaattcatttaggtataaaaaagtaaataaacattgacacatgaaaaaaaaagcttggaaATGAAAACTcctgaaaactcaaaaaaaaaccagtgagataagAGTGCTATGACGTCATTTCTCGAGTGATTCAGTTTCCAATGATGTGAATAAAGAGGTATTGATACAGTACAGTCGTAAATTGGTGAAGCTTACTTTTGATCATATTCTTTCAATACATTGCTGAGTTTCTCTGCTGATGATGCTTTTCCAATTAACAGCCACGAAACCAATAAGAATGTTATATAATACATATCAAATGGTTAACTGCAACAGTAGATACGTATTTCGTTATTAATTATATATCACGTTTAATCCAAATTCAAGAAACGTAAACAAATTGTGACGTAGCATAAAACAACACTCATAAAAAACAATGACACagtcgaaattaatttctttcacTTATAGGTTCTTTCTTTTATTAAATTAAGCATACAAACTTTTTCGAATTactttattaggtaggtacctagatatttttttatcatgatTGCAGTTAGAAAGTTTcacatatctacctacctataatctAAAACCTTATACTTAATCAAGTAGGAAACAACTATACGAATATGAAAAATCAGCACAAATATTACACTTCTTGTGACATCGAAATTTATACTAGGTGCATATGAAACAAGTGGTCACGGGTTAACAACACGAAACTACATTATAAGCCTCAAATAGCGAAGACTTCGCGCATCTAAGAGTAAGTTACTGTTACTGTAAGTGTAAGTGTATCCCGAAGTTGTTTGCTAATACGATGGTTTTAGCCACATTTCAACATTTACATATGATTAGCTCTGGTACTGGCAGTCGGCGTATGAACGTCGaacatgtatgtacctacctgaaCCCAAAACCGGCTATCAAGGTTAGTATTAATTTATTAACCAAGTAAAGCCTGCAGTCGTTAAAAATGTATGGGGATTTTCTTCGGAAGTTTtttattaattgtttttttccactttggTTTTCGTTAGACGAAGACGAAAGTGGTTTATAAATAGAAATTATGcactttcttgaaaattacgcGGGTAGGCAACCGAAATGACAGAGTTATTTTTATTAGTGGGGAAATGAGAGGTAGGACGTATTATGCATAATATGTACCTGGGCTGGACCGCCCATAACGTTCTCATACATCTCAGAGGATGCAATATTGCATTCTAGGAATTTTTGATTAGGAACATACCGAAAATTTGCAGTCTGTGCCGAAAGAACTTACATTTAGTGCATtcgtaaataaaaaacaaaaaaataataaatatattttttggtttttaaaatttattaggtatctATCGATTTAATGACAAAGATAGTAAGATTTTTGGCAACTATGCAACGTTCGTGTCATTGAAACAGTGATTATAAGCTCACAGTATTACTTTAAAATTAAATGGAATCTACTTTATCTATCAACATCatcgatgattttatttttttttacaaaatatgtatgtagttagAATTAAATAGGCAATAAGTAAACTAATTCGACATTACGTACAATATCTTCGACTTCTCATTAACTTTAAATGAGACTGGGAAGAGATGCTGCCATACTGGTGCataaattttctacttttaaatttctaaggttaagaaattcaaaagtaAGTATGTCTAGGCACTTATAGGCAGGTATTAATATTCAATAATACGTCGTATTTTTTGCTTCAAGAGCAAATTTATCTGGC contains:
- the LOC135843521 gene encoding uncharacterized protein LOC135843521, which gives rise to MYYITFLLVSWLLIGKASSAEKLSNVLKEYDQKICKNEPSCHLSNQQNLPKNRRTLDGRDCMCDFECVEYNDCCKDSEFYGADTRSGKSYTCSSSSQVYQITSCPPEYQNQAVVAKCLASPPPLDGPDNSIIRPVTNPKTRITYGNAYCALCNNDLNDVMLWNLSARCGEAPAGYFDSQNRIFETSENNNEVYAPPRYAKPYSRPSFLFGLNQGNPIRFLSPTLKPPYNINYNRRKREQINIDFNRNRKDLDNILENVRYDSNSRRFVSQYNGKNFICEFASVLPKELELYVRKCVTDMVSTCPPYSDPEIAKKCLEETSITYEKASKTAYKNKYCAKCNDVPEISLTGCPQGERQAASSLFSTSDKGSAPPCDTPELKKKFCS